The bacterium genome includes a region encoding these proteins:
- a CDS encoding prepilin-type N-terminal cleavage/methylation domain-containing protein — protein sequence MGDKGFTLTELMVALVILGLIMSVVYKVFSTQERFFRTQEQVSAMQENLRATMEFINQELSWLGYRVPGIGVLKASPTDIIFQANIPNTGQTIQYIRYQFNPTLNNISRATGAYVTGVEDNNLRVMASDIEAMAFSYFNVQNELVNVNPASPPCASTLSTTLCSPGIPGGVGGYPTGGDKSLLMIQRVKARVTARTSQPDWQYTDPESGANPNFRKRKAVLDLKARNLEDVTTQAGQIVLGYCGELDRTVTPPTIPGNGKYAACRDQLAMLSGNVPDMTSNWDDNPLIEVFAKNADLTTNTNPNRGIQVYAYDDNNTSYNIYDPTDTTAINNHTDTGELRYLAAQGLSNVTPGTYIHLKFVYTDGVCTQVVSTMSNAIQITGGAASHFDNSGDYFNSGLSVSYVDSSGGAIALSAPGKVRMCQAVSGERVLLGAKLLDGCNGSIPGETVNWSHGGAGGSFVDETDNGDGTYSATWIPPDTMPTAAPDYSVNLNALWGSFSPAIAVTLIAAMPHDIVIDSIVDISKAGIFQFSSSVLDRASQLGGNTGSSFEIERIDGQEVGIRFHLEDACGNRVFGETVDTVSVSIGHITGPTYNPSTGSYDLAWESNLGCGIEQLDQNIFISVSTIADPATKSETVAFKLLTTRSQNPDAGPFLVLDSNPLGKQLQAGNTNDNVTIQAEVLEYQEDSGFCVNLHSSTFPRVFPVKFTVAGEPTGNGSFDAVSPFNTVSKSVDSDNFAVAAVQLYSGTADWDGSLMVTATATINGADYSGIMNVGMKETNHPQVKSGIYRSGLYGLSDKIGTGESFNPGDDLYLQIFDYDENEEPTGQDSFSSPYDVEVTLESALTGDIEVVGLTEWSGNSAEFRATLNTRFFPALATTVDRDDKTLQVRDGDTITMTYKDKDNPLDNPSWTVKTLGADTFRIFRLPAPEVEVIDPADPLQVAVSPGDSLRPELSLPFLAGDGSSDADTVTITIVSGSGADDTDILVLREEGDTGIMVPDWLIYSGKYFSMLRTDPSDFAYLLATPTLPRYVTMTYDVPGSYLPAKTRTFFMKDQDPPLVAITTPSAGAVLSSEVQVMVNAVDVANATSWAGIDHVELYINGRLYQTLPGAGLPGDHTFTWTTAVGSIPYWLDGGHTLSAVAYDKSLNMGASAAVGVSVSNGLTPIWFPYPTNNAIYSQSVDIGMQVANMAPAAGTYTVSLAVGGAIAASFAGTGGGTYVYNLDTIPASGSTLEGEIELIATLQDAQGNDFWTVLQIFGDHVPPAITYGPPPSYLTTVDVITSPLSVDIDIQDPIIAAGDPNRVDTTTVLAHFAGPGACDATGLTPTISPALGNGTYTFEWPGSIKLCDDVEGIMTLTVDAADVAMPSPNQASTAISTRIDTAEPVVKNLAVGPMVGPSFTVYMTEYNGGQEVTVGGFITGDVIVSAAASDMWPLQGSFEWEQYLDQWSLGNQYSLPLDASSGTFSVAWATSDLAAPIPPPHDEGFYRITADAWDEAGNQAVTRPYLWVYLDNNLPGASLPSVIPNALPTQGYINVIMEALDQGFLSTVEHRYIESGMGIDPDIGPWEHVESYSFTAQEKVRDFRKIYSMDTCTLTPGSTYEIWAYATDHAGHVALRQGPVTITVENLIYVSPPNTLDPDGADLSWKEAPPPGSGDWQLTLDTATINDCNGPAAFYSVKVSFHRWYWTCMDPPTCSLYDYDLDGTIKPADVYSVTVTTDAAGHVGTISAPSGTWTYNSTDMAAILFEPVAGPYWNNYWIPLFLDHPQPPPPDPSSPPAWWELFGSDTQYLMATGLTYDLAPAFAPSYLNLTVSGNLIWNSGKPAEGYSVQMELNYWSDSLPGWITTIRYSGTDSAGYFKFTPPDDLRNDYSVKFRLYGIQPLTADFLREVSWDCVKDKWLEWLE from the coding sequence GTGGGTGACAAGGGCTTCACCCTCACCGAACTCATGGTTGCCCTGGTGATCCTCGGGCTCATCATGAGCGTGGTCTACAAGGTGTTCTCCACCCAGGAGCGGTTCTTCCGGACCCAGGAACAGGTTTCCGCAATGCAGGAAAACCTCCGGGCCACCATGGAGTTTATCAACCAGGAGCTTTCCTGGCTGGGGTACCGGGTGCCCGGGATCGGGGTATTAAAGGCATCGCCCACCGACATCATCTTTCAGGCCAACATCCCCAACACCGGCCAGACCATCCAGTACATCCGGTACCAGTTCAACCCCACCCTTAATAACATCTCACGGGCCACAGGAGCCTATGTGACAGGTGTAGAGGACAACAACCTGAGAGTCATGGCCTCGGACATCGAGGCCATGGCCTTTTCCTACTTCAACGTTCAAAACGAATTGGTGAATGTGAATCCGGCCAGTCCGCCGTGTGCCAGCACTCTTTCAACCACACTATGCAGCCCCGGGATTCCCGGCGGGGTCGGTGGATACCCCACCGGGGGAGACAAATCCCTCCTGATGATCCAGCGGGTCAAGGCCCGGGTCACGGCGCGGACCTCCCAGCCGGATTGGCAGTACACCGATCCGGAGAGCGGAGCCAACCCGAATTTCCGCAAACGCAAGGCGGTGCTGGACCTCAAGGCCCGGAACCTCGAGGACGTGACGACCCAGGCCGGACAGATCGTTTTGGGTTACTGTGGAGAACTGGATCGTACTGTTACTCCCCCGACTATCCCGGGTAACGGGAAGTATGCGGCCTGTCGCGACCAACTCGCCATGTTATCCGGGAATGTACCGGATATGACATCCAACTGGGACGACAATCCCCTGATCGAGGTCTTCGCGAAGAACGCGGACCTCACCACCAATACCAATCCCAACCGGGGGATCCAGGTCTATGCCTATGATGACAACAACACTTCATATAATATCTACGATCCCACCGATACTACTGCCATCAATAATCATACTGACACTGGCGAACTGCGGTACCTGGCCGCCCAGGGACTGTCAAACGTGACACCAGGCACCTATATCCACCTGAAGTTCGTCTATACGGACGGCGTCTGCACACAGGTTGTCAGCACAATGTCAAATGCCATCCAGATCACCGGCGGTGCGGCCTCCCATTTTGACAATAGCGGAGACTATTTCAATAGCGGATTATCGGTGAGTTACGTCGACTCTTCCGGCGGCGCGATCGCCCTTTCGGCTCCGGGAAAAGTTCGCATGTGCCAGGCCGTCAGCGGGGAGAGGGTTCTTCTCGGCGCCAAACTCCTGGACGGCTGTAACGGTTCCATACCGGGCGAAACGGTGAACTGGAGCCACGGCGGGGCCGGCGGGAGCTTTGTCGACGAGACCGACAACGGGGACGGCACCTACAGCGCCACCTGGATCCCACCCGACACCATGCCAACGGCGGCTCCAGACTACTCTGTCAACCTTAACGCACTGTGGGGATCGTTCAGCCCCGCTATAGCTGTGACGCTGATCGCGGCTATGCCCCACGACATTGTCATCGATTCCATAGTGGACATCAGCAAGGCCGGGATCTTCCAGTTCTCCTCCTCGGTTCTGGACCGCGCCAGCCAACTGGGCGGAAACACCGGAAGCAGTTTTGAGATCGAGCGTATCGACGGGCAGGAGGTCGGTATCCGGTTCCATCTTGAGGATGCCTGCGGGAACCGGGTCTTTGGAGAGACAGTCGACACGGTGTCGGTGTCCATCGGCCACATTACAGGGCCGACCTACAACCCATCGACGGGCAGTTACGACCTGGCCTGGGAGTCGAACCTCGGGTGCGGTATCGAACAGCTCGACCAGAACATCTTTATCTCGGTTTCGACCATTGCCGACCCGGCCACAAAGTCCGAGACAGTGGCCTTTAAACTCCTCACCACAAGGTCCCAGAATCCCGACGCCGGTCCGTTCCTGGTACTTGACTCCAATCCCCTTGGCAAGCAGCTCCAGGCGGGTAACACCAATGACAACGTGACGATCCAGGCTGAGGTGTTGGAGTACCAAGAGGACTCGGGGTTTTGCGTCAACCTCCACTCCTCCACCTTCCCCCGTGTTTTCCCCGTTAAATTCACTGTGGCCGGAGAGCCCACCGGCAACGGTTCCTTCGATGCCGTTTCTCCCTTTAACACGGTCTCGAAATCGGTGGATTCGGATAACTTCGCCGTCGCGGCTGTGCAGCTGTACTCCGGTACGGCCGACTGGGACGGATCACTCATGGTAACGGCGACCGCGACCATCAACGGGGCCGACTATTCCGGCATTATGAATGTTGGCATGAAAGAGACCAACCATCCGCAGGTAAAAAGCGGCATCTACCGGAGCGGCCTCTACGGTCTATCGGACAAGATCGGGACAGGTGAAAGCTTCAACCCGGGGGATGACCTCTACCTGCAGATCTTCGATTACGACGAGAACGAGGAACCCACCGGCCAGGATTCTTTTTCGAGCCCGTACGACGTGGAGGTGACCCTCGAAAGCGCGCTTACGGGCGACATCGAGGTCGTAGGTCTCACCGAGTGGAGCGGTAATTCGGCCGAGTTCCGCGCGACCCTCAACACCCGGTTCTTCCCTGCCCTGGCCACGACGGTGGACAGGGATGACAAGACCCTTCAGGTCCGTGACGGCGACACCATCACCATGACCTACAAGGACAAGGACAACCCGCTGGACAACCCTTCTTGGACCGTCAAGACCTTAGGGGCGGATACCTTCAGGATCTTCAGGCTGCCGGCTCCGGAAGTGGAGGTCATTGACCCGGCAGATCCGCTCCAGGTAGCGGTATCCCCCGGGGACAGTCTGCGGCCTGAACTGTCCCTGCCCTTCCTGGCGGGCGACGGCAGCTCCGATGCCGATACCGTCACGATCACCATCGTGTCCGGTTCCGGTGCGGACGACACGGACATCCTGGTCCTGAGGGAAGAGGGGGACACCGGCATCATGGTGCCCGACTGGCTCATCTACAGTGGAAAGTACTTCTCCATGCTCAGGACCGACCCGTCCGATTTCGCATATCTGCTGGCCACCCCCACGCTCCCGAGATACGTCACCATGACCTACGATGTGCCGGGCAGCTACCTTCCGGCAAAGACCCGAACGTTCTTCATGAAGGACCAGGATCCCCCTCTGGTGGCGATCACTACGCCGAGTGCCGGAGCCGTCCTGTCAAGTGAGGTGCAGGTCATGGTGAACGCCGTCGACGTGGCCAATGCCACATCGTGGGCGGGCATCGACCACGTCGAGCTGTACATCAACGGGCGGCTGTACCAGACGCTCCCGGGAGCGGGCCTTCCGGGCGATCACACCTTCACCTGGACCACCGCCGTTGGCAGCATCCCGTACTGGCTGGACGGCGGCCACACCCTTAGCGCTGTGGCCTACGATAAAAGCCTCAACATGGGCGCCAGCGCCGCCGTTGGTGTGTCTGTCTCAAACGGTCTGACCCCCATCTGGTTCCCTTATCCGACAAACAACGCAATCTACAGCCAGTCGGTGGATATCGGTATGCAGGTGGCCAATATGGCGCCGGCAGCCGGCACCTATACGGTGTCCCTCGCGGTAGGGGGCGCCATCGCCGCATCCTTCGCCGGCACCGGGGGCGGGACCTATGTGTACAACCTTGACACCATCCCGGCCAGTGGTTCGACACTGGAGGGGGAGATCGAACTGATCGCGACCCTCCAGGACGCCCAGGGGAACGATTTCTGGACGGTTTTGCAGATCTTCGGTGACCACGTTCCTCCTGCTATCACATACGGTCCTCCCCCGTCATACCTGACCACTGTCGATGTCATTACCAGCCCGCTGAGCGTGGATATTGACATTCAGGATCCGATCATCGCGGCCGGCGATCCCAACAGGGTGGATACCACAACGGTCCTGGCTCATTTCGCCGGGCCAGGCGCCTGTGACGCGACCGGGCTGACTCCGACAATATCCCCCGCCCTGGGGAACGGCACCTACACTTTTGAATGGCCTGGCAGCATCAAGCTTTGTGACGACGTGGAGGGGATCATGACCCTGACGGTGGACGCCGCCGACGTCGCCATGCCGTCGCCCAATCAGGCCTCCACGGCGATCAGCACCAGGATCGACACCGCGGAGCCTGTTGTGAAGAACCTGGCCGTTGGCCCCATGGTGGGTCCATCCTTCACAGTATATATGACCGAGTATAACGGCGGCCAGGAAGTGACGGTGGGCGGCTTCATCACAGGGGACGTCATCGTTTCCGCCGCCGCCAGCGACATGTGGCCACTGCAGGGATCTTTCGAATGGGAGCAGTACTTGGATCAGTGGTCGTTGGGGAATCAGTATTCTTTGCCCCTGGACGCTTCCTCAGGTACCTTCTCGGTCGCCTGGGCCACTTCCGACTTGGCGGCCCCGATTCCGCCTCCCCATGACGAAGGTTTTTACAGGATAACGGCCGACGCATGGGACGAGGCCGGAAACCAGGCCGTCACCCGGCCGTACCTCTGGGTCTACCTGGACAACAATCTGCCAGGGGCCAGTTTGCCCTCGGTGATCCCGAACGCGTTGCCCACGCAGGGGTATATCAACGTTATAATGGAAGCTTTGGATCAGGGTTTCCTCAGCACCGTGGAGCACCGCTACATCGAGTCGGGAATGGGTATTGACCCGGATATCGGGCCGTGGGAACACGTGGAGAGTTACAGTTTTACAGCTCAGGAAAAGGTGAGGGATTTTAGAAAGATCTATTCCATGGACACATGCACCCTGACTCCCGGCAGCACCTACGAGATATGGGCCTATGCCACGGACCATGCGGGCCACGTAGCCTTGCGCCAGGGGCCCGTAACGATCACGGTGGAGAACCTGATATATGTCAGTCCCCCCAATACCCTCGATCCCGACGGCGCGGACCTCAGCTGGAAGGAAGCGCCTCCCCCCGGCTCCGGCGACTGGCAACTGACTCTGGACACGGCGACGATCAATGACTGCAACGGGCCGGCAGCCTTCTACTCGGTCAAGGTTTCCTTCCATCGCTGGTACTGGACCTGCATGGACCCCCCGACCTGTTCATTGTATGATTACGATCTCGACGGGACCATCAAACCTGCGGATGTATACAGCGTGACGGTGACAACCGATGCCGCCGGCCATGTGGGCACCATCAGCGCCCCCAGCGGCACCTGGACATACAACAGCACGGATATGGCTGCGATACTGTTCGAACCCGTGGCAGGCCCCTACTGGAACAATTACTGGATCCCCCTGTTCCTGGATCATCCGCAGCCGCCGCCGCCAGACCCCTCTTCCCCTCCTGCCTGGTGGGAGTTGTTCGGTTCCGATACGCAATACCTTATGGCCACCGGTCTCACGTACGACCTGGCCCCGGCTTTCGCGCCGTCTTACCTCAACCTGACGGTGTCGGGGAACCTCATCTGGAACAGCGGGAAACCCGCCGAAGGTTACTCTGTACAGATGGAGTTGAACTACTGGAGCGACTCCCTGCCGGGCTGGATAACGACGATCAGATACTCGGGAACCGATTCAGCGGGCTATTTCAAGTTCACTCCCCCCGATGACCTGCGCAACGACTATTCGGTCAAGTTCCGCCTCTACGGGATCCAGCCGCTTACTGCCGATTTTCTCAGGGAGGTTTCCTGGGATTGCGTTAAAGACAAGTGGTTGGAGTGGTTAGAGTGA
- a CDS encoding pilus assembly PilX N-terminal domain-containing protein, producing the protein MSTEKKQYCHESSRGQRGTALVLSLFLITVLTVLGTMVLNTSIVEIKMAGNQKISSQVFYAAEAGLERGLLMLIKDFENDTSTGSPWGNTTVAGWSESVTMTTMSGGTTFDPDVRNLAMYIDGNDALGNLKKVTLGGGHTVNNCTFDLYIYNLGDNEVWVLSHAYGNGGTAAVEYYLRVDNVAPYDNAIFSGSGIHGKPQGSVNIAGSIYSRGTLSLGANNNIHNLYGGGSWPGGTMTGNLESLLKPEYDLEAKVRVNGGNLEVDAASTQLGDSVMDTSTGVKGSLAGVYVDGENQAAGLWGDPHYIDDYQQEVPDVPMPNVLDGLKGKPPAGFGEAFINNCITTQGYTGSDAAVATSLYADWANGEGCWAASDSVGVVFDASTIAGSANLIDSSTAAFAFSDGLGNGIFWDPAAGTYGKLTIKGTVVIEGDLQIGKGNGQDDIEYEAYGPGPAFAQTTGSTMFCNGNMLFNGTFAPPAGSGYLKGDTGDDINSLGVITPGNITFNGGPSDFFTGFYFAGNETTFMGQASLAGTTITKAANFEQVPDLFQVPNLKMYRPMGVPGGSDLFLLDKREWRRVY; encoded by the coding sequence ATGTCGACGGAAAAGAAACAGTACTGTCATGAAAGCTCCCGCGGTCAGCGTGGCACCGCCCTGGTCCTGTCCCTGTTCCTCATCACCGTGCTCACGGTGCTCGGGACCATGGTGCTCAACACCTCCATCGTGGAGATCAAGATGGCGGGCAACCAGAAGATCTCATCCCAGGTGTTTTACGCCGCCGAGGCGGGCCTCGAGCGGGGCCTTCTCATGCTGATAAAAGACTTTGAGAACGACACCTCGACAGGCAGTCCATGGGGCAACACCACCGTCGCCGGTTGGAGCGAATCGGTTACCATGACCACCATGTCCGGCGGCACCACCTTCGACCCGGACGTACGGAACCTGGCTATGTACATCGACGGCAACGACGCCCTCGGCAACCTGAAGAAAGTTACCCTTGGGGGCGGCCACACGGTGAACAACTGCACCTTCGACCTTTACATCTACAACCTGGGGGACAACGAGGTGTGGGTGCTTTCCCACGCCTACGGCAACGGTGGCACCGCCGCCGTGGAGTACTATTTGCGGGTGGACAACGTGGCCCCTTACGACAACGCCATTTTCAGCGGTTCGGGGATTCACGGCAAGCCGCAGGGAAGCGTCAATATCGCCGGGTCCATCTATTCCAGGGGAACCCTTTCCCTGGGCGCAAACAACAATATCCATAATTTATACGGCGGCGGAAGTTGGCCCGGCGGTACCATGACCGGCAACCTTGAAAGTCTCCTCAAACCTGAATACGACCTCGAAGCGAAAGTCCGCGTCAATGGAGGTAATCTCGAAGTTGACGCAGCTTCAACTCAGCTCGGCGACTCTGTTATGGACACCTCCACGGGTGTAAAGGGATCCCTTGCAGGGGTCTACGTGGACGGTGAAAACCAGGCTGCGGGGCTTTGGGGAGATCCCCATTACATCGACGACTATCAGCAGGAGGTGCCGGATGTGCCCATGCCCAATGTCCTGGATGGCCTGAAGGGGAAACCGCCCGCGGGTTTCGGCGAGGCGTTCATAAACAACTGCATCACCACCCAGGGTTATACCGGCAGCGACGCGGCGGTGGCCACCTCCCTTTACGCGGATTGGGCCAACGGCGAGGGCTGCTGGGCTGCGTCAGACAGCGTGGGTGTCGTTTTTGACGCCAGTACCATAGCCGGTTCAGCGAATCTCATCGACAGCTCGACGGCCGCCTTCGCCTTCAGCGACGGTCTGGGCAACGGGATCTTCTGGGATCCGGCCGCGGGAACCTATGGAAAACTGACTATCAAGGGCACCGTGGTCATCGAAGGGGATCTGCAAATCGGAAAAGGCAACGGCCAGGATGACATTGAATACGAGGCCTACGGTCCGGGCCCCGCCTTCGCCCAGACGACAGGCTCCACCATGTTCTGTAATGGCAACATGTTGTTCAACGGGACTTTCGCCCCGCCTGCGGGTTCCGGGTACCTGAAGGGGGACACCGGCGATGACATCAACAGCCTCGGTGTCATCACCCCCGGGAATATCACCTTCAACGGGGGGCCGAGTGACTTCTTTACGGGGTTCTACTTCGCGGGGAACGAGACAACCTTCATGGGGCAGGCTTCATTGGCCGGGACGACCATCACCAAAGCCGCGAATTTCGAGCAGGTACCGGACCTCTTCCAGGTCCCCAATCTCAAGATGTACCGGCCCATGGGTGTGCCGGGGGGATCCGACCTGTTCTTACTGGACAAGCGGGAGTGGAGGAGGGTGTACTAG
- a CDS encoding helix-turn-helix transcriptional regulator, translating into MKKGSKVKLKANNVRNIREAKLMSKSELAKAADLSIPTIDRVEKGYPCRMETMRKIIKALGLTLDERDRVFLK; encoded by the coding sequence ATGAAAAAGGGGAGCAAGGTGAAGCTCAAAGCCAATAATGTCAGGAACATCAGGGAAGCCAAGCTGATGTCCAAGTCCGAGCTTGCCAAGGCGGCCGACCTGTCCATCCCTACCATCGACCGTGTGGAGAAGGGGTACCCGTGCCGTATGGAGACCATGCGGAAGATCATCAAGGCCCTCGGCCTGACCCTGGACGAACGGGACAGGGTGTTCCTGAAGTAG
- the pilM gene encoding type IV pilus assembly protein PilM, producing MALFGGSKPLAGLDIGSSSVKLVVLKETGKGYRLVNMGVRSLPQEVIVDGAIMDAGVISDTLRDMIREMKLKIKDVAVSVSGHSVIIKKIKVPEMTEEELEKNIQFEAEQYVPFDASEVNMDFVIMGTVEGEGKMEVLLVVVKKDVINDITTVVTEAGLNPVVVDVDAFALQNMYETNYVMNPEDVVALVNVGASTTNINIIRDGVSIFTRDISVGGNQFTEAIQKQLQVSYDEAEILKKGEPVGEKGPEDVEPILGVISDNLGQEIQRSLDFFNSSNPDIQISRVSLCGGGAKVGKVIQAVERRIGIQVELVNPMEAIVYNRKKFDPAEIEDAAPMLGIGVGLAIRKAHDR from the coding sequence ATGGCACTGTTTGGTGGTTCGAAACCGTTAGCCGGGCTGGACATCGGTTCCAGTTCGGTCAAGCTCGTCGTGCTCAAGGAGACTGGGAAAGGGTACCGTCTCGTGAACATGGGCGTGCGATCGCTCCCCCAGGAGGTCATCGTGGACGGCGCCATCATGGACGCCGGCGTTATCAGCGACACTCTCCGGGACATGATCCGGGAGATGAAGCTCAAGATCAAGGACGTCGCCGTCTCGGTATCCGGCCACTCGGTCATCATCAAGAAGATCAAGGTGCCCGAGATGACGGAAGAGGAACTGGAGAAGAACATCCAGTTCGAGGCCGAGCAGTACGTTCCCTTCGACGCCTCCGAGGTCAACATGGATTTCGTCATCATGGGCACGGTCGAGGGCGAGGGGAAGATGGAGGTCCTCCTGGTGGTGGTGAAAAAGGACGTCATCAACGACATCACCACCGTGGTGACCGAAGCGGGCCTCAACCCCGTGGTGGTGGACGTGGACGCCTTCGCTCTTCAGAACATGTACGAGACCAACTACGTCATGAACCCCGAGGACGTGGTGGCCCTGGTCAATGTGGGGGCCTCCACCACCAACATCAACATCATCAGGGACGGGGTCTCCATATTCACCCGGGATATCTCGGTGGGCGGCAACCAGTTCACCGAGGCGATCCAGAAGCAGCTCCAGGTCAGCTACGACGAGGCCGAGATCCTCAAGAAGGGCGAGCCTGTGGGGGAAAAGGGGCCCGAGGATGTGGAGCCGATCCTGGGCGTTATCTCGGACAACCTGGGACAGGAGATCCAGCGCTCCCTGGACTTTTTCAACTCCTCGAACCCCGACATCCAGATCAGCCGCGTCTCCCTTTGCGGCGGCGGCGCCAAGGTGGGCAAGGTGATCCAGGCCGTGGAACGGAGGATTGGGATCCAGGTGGAGCTGGTCAACCCCATGGAGGCCATCGTCTATAACAGGAAGAAGTTCGATCCCGCTGAGATCGAGGATGCGGCGCCCATGCTGGGGATCGGCGTGGGTCTGGCCATCAGAAAGGCGCATGACCGATGA
- a CDS encoding PilN domain-containing protein: MIKINLLPVREERRRMGARQEQMFFVLILILVFIGVFYWHSTTSKKIKNLRMQITQAEDDIRRLDKIVKEVEQFKKDKKILEGKIEVIDKLKKGRQVQVHYMDELNKALPSQVWVEFYQQRADTLILRGKSLSTDDIASFMRNLEASVYFDDIRLDQTSQKEMQLGGRSVRVNDFSIRLLVVPGAGA, translated from the coding sequence ATGATAAAGATCAACCTGTTACCGGTCCGGGAAGAGCGGCGCCGCATGGGCGCCAGGCAAGAACAGATGTTCTTCGTCCTGATCCTGATCCTTGTCTTTATAGGGGTATTCTACTGGCACTCCACCACCAGCAAGAAGATCAAGAACCTGAGGATGCAGATCACCCAGGCGGAGGACGACATCCGGCGGCTCGACAAGATCGTAAAAGAGGTGGAGCAGTTCAAGAAGGACAAGAAGATCCTCGAGGGAAAGATCGAGGTCATCGACAAGCTGAAGAAGGGCCGTCAGGTCCAGGTGCATTATATGGACGAGCTCAACAAGGCCCTGCCCAGCCAGGTCTGGGTGGAGTTCTACCAGCAGCGTGCCGACACGCTGATCCTGAGGGGGAAGTCGCTTTCAACCGATGACATCGCGAGCTTCATGCGCAACCTGGAGGCTTCCGTCTATTTCGACGATATCCGGCTCGACCAGACAAGCCAGAAGGAGATGCAGCTTGGAGGCCGCTCGGTCAGGGTGAACGATTTCAGTATCCGGCTGCTGGTTGTCCCGGGTGCCGGCGCGTAA
- a CDS encoding type 4a pilus biogenesis protein PilO translates to MAIDVETITNLSPVKKLGLVVLVAVLIVGGYWYSFYRSKAKTIDRLRGDLSNKQAKLNENEAIARNLPRFKEEVEKLNLRLSKVVQELPNSREIPNLLETISNLGAINGLEVLYIKPSNDVDKGFYAEVPISVKVKGGYHEMGMFLDAVSKLPRIINVSDITIGNAKEDGRTGAIILDISALATTYRYMEKGG, encoded by the coding sequence ATGGCAATCGACGTTGAAACCATCACCAACCTGTCACCGGTCAAAAAGCTCGGCCTGGTGGTGCTGGTAGCCGTGCTGATCGTTGGCGGATACTGGTACAGCTTTTACCGGAGCAAGGCTAAGACCATCGACCGCCTGCGGGGCGACCTGAGCAACAAGCAGGCCAAGCTCAACGAGAACGAGGCCATCGCCCGGAACCTGCCGAGGTTCAAGGAAGAGGTGGAAAAGCTGAACCTCCGGCTGAGCAAGGTGGTCCAGGAGCTTCCTAACAGCCGTGAGATCCCCAACCTCCTGGAGACCATAAGCAACCTGGGCGCCATTAACGGACTCGAAGTGCTCTACATCAAGCCCAGCAACGACGTGGACAAAGGGTTTTACGCCGAGGTCCCCATATCGGTGAAGGTCAAGGGCGGCTATCACGAAATGGGGATGTTCCTCGACGCCGTGAGCAAGCTGCCGAGGATCATCAACGTCAGCGACATCACCATAGGAAACGCCAAGGAGGACGGAAGGACAGGAGCGATCATCCTGGACATCAGCGCCCTGGCGACAACCTACAGGTACATGGAGAAGGGGGGTTGA
- a CDS encoding pilus assembly protein PilP: MTIPTRLTAILLLVLGVGLFAAPACRKAPPPPPKQAPVAVKPQQAAPPKAEAVAEAGEVEVFRYNPAGYRSPFGSLLRVKQAEEGAPEESLTPLQRIPVTDIRVEGIILMGKRSVANVITPDGKVHIVSVGTPMGRHKGKIVRLTSTEVIVEEQFEDYLGKEFKQETVLRLREKEGESL; the protein is encoded by the coding sequence ATGACGATCCCGACACGCCTGACGGCGATCCTCCTGCTGGTCCTGGGCGTCGGACTTTTTGCGGCTCCGGCGTGCAGGAAGGCCCCGCCCCCGCCCCCGAAACAGGCCCCCGTGGCGGTCAAGCCCCAGCAAGCCGCGCCGCCCAAGGCCGAAGCGGTGGCAGAGGCCGGGGAGGTCGAGGTGTTCAGGTACAACCCCGCCGGGTACCGCAGTCCCTTCGGATCCCTGCTAAGGGTGAAGCAGGCCGAGGAAGGGGCGCCCGAGGAATCGCTGACACCTCTTCAGAGGATCCCGGTCACCGACATCCGTGTCGAGGGGATCATCCTCATGGGGAAAAGGTCAGTGGCAAACGTCATTACCCCGGACGGGAAAGTCCACATCGTTTCGGTGGGCACACCCATGGGGAGGCACAAAGGGAAGATCGTCAGGTTGACCTCCACGGAAGTGATCGTGGAGGAACAGTTCGAGGATTACCTGGGAAAAGAGTTCAAACAGGAAACTGTTCTCAGGCTACGCGAGAAAGAAGGGGAGAGTCTGTGA